A window of Tautonia plasticadhaerens contains these coding sequences:
- a CDS encoding 4Fe-4S binding protein, protein MASETRRNGGGFFGPVGSAISAVVGIWPYGRGMIVGHLVTLRRFVRTFTVGHGATLKRRGGGDLPIDLWWNRPEHRKGPVVDQGPTTEGLFTVEYPDERLPTRERSRVLPVLIFDDEDGNVRCTSCNICAKVCPPQCIWMVQAKSARGTVVPLPEEFYIDMDVCMNCGLCAEYCPFDAIKMDQNFELSNYERHRSHVYSLEDLLVSSAYYARTHPEAWSSPEEAAERAKVARKKEQRLQKAKAAASEPQPAGA, encoded by the coding sequence ATGGCGAGCGAGACAAGGCGGAATGGCGGCGGGTTCTTCGGGCCGGTCGGATCGGCGATCTCGGCGGTCGTGGGGATCTGGCCGTACGGCCGGGGGATGATCGTCGGGCACCTCGTGACCCTCCGGCGGTTCGTCCGGACGTTCACCGTCGGCCACGGGGCGACCCTGAAGCGGAGGGGGGGCGGCGACCTGCCGATCGACCTCTGGTGGAACCGCCCCGAGCACCGCAAGGGGCCGGTCGTCGACCAGGGGCCGACCACCGAGGGCCTCTTCACCGTCGAGTACCCCGACGAACGCCTGCCCACCCGGGAACGCTCCCGGGTCCTCCCCGTGCTCATCTTCGATGACGAGGACGGCAACGTCCGCTGCACCAGCTGCAACATCTGCGCGAAGGTCTGCCCGCCGCAGTGCATCTGGATGGTCCAGGCCAAGAGCGCCCGGGGGACCGTCGTGCCGCTCCCCGAGGAGTTCTACATCGACATGGACGTCTGCATGAACTGCGGCCTCTGCGCCGAGTACTGCCCGTTCGACGCCATCAAGATGGACCAGAATTTCGAGCTGTCGAACTACGAGCGGCACCGGTCGCACGTCTACTCGCTCGAAGACCTCCTCGTCTCCAGCGCCTACTACGCCCGGACGCACCCCGAGGCCTGGTCCAGCCCCGAGGAGGCCGCCGAGCGGGCCAAGGTGGCGAGGAAGAAGGAGCAAAGGCTCCAGAAGGCGAAGGCCGCCGCCTCCGAGCCCCAGCCGGCCGGGGCCTGA
- a CDS encoding XisI protein, which yields MEDLNRDREVIERVLSNLASPATERQPVASEVVFDRERDRYLLIHSGWDGYRRINEIVTQVDLIGGKIWIQRDGIEYGIAQDLLDAGIPKDRIVLGFKSPELRQHTGFAVA from the coding sequence ATGGAAGACTTGAACCGAGATCGAGAGGTCATCGAGCGGGTCCTGTCGAACCTCGCCAGCCCGGCGACCGAGCGGCAGCCGGTCGCGAGCGAGGTCGTCTTCGACCGCGAACGAGACCGATATCTGCTCATCCACTCCGGTTGGGATGGCTATCGTCGGATCAACGAGATTGTCACTCAGGTCGACCTGATCGGCGGCAAGATCTGGATCCAGCGAGACGGCATCGAATACGGCATCGCCCAGGATTTGCTGGATGCCGGCATCCCGAAGGATCGCATCGTCCTCGGCTTCAAGTCTCCGGAACTCCGACAGCACACCGGATTCGCCGTGGCGTGA
- a CDS encoding XisH family protein yields MPARDFYHDTVRNALLKDGWTITDDPFTIKWGGRNTFVDLAAERLISAEKEGERIAVEIKSFVGASELADFETALGQYCVYLTLLERVDPGRRLYLAIPQEVAEGLFLEPIGQVVIERYAISLISFDPNTETILRWKT; encoded by the coding sequence ATGCCGGCGCGGGACTTCTACCACGACACCGTCCGCAACGCCCTGCTCAAGGACGGCTGGACGATCACCGACGATCCGTTCACGATCAAATGGGGTGGGCGGAATACGTTCGTCGACCTCGCGGCCGAACGGCTGATCAGCGCCGAGAAAGAGGGGGAGCGGATTGCGGTCGAGATCAAAAGCTTTGTCGGAGCCTCGGAACTTGCAGACTTCGAGACGGCGCTGGGGCAATACTGCGTCTATCTCACGCTGCTGGAACGGGTCGATCCGGGCCGCCGGCTCTATCTGGCAATCCCACAGGAGGTTGCCGAAGGCCTGTTCCTCGAGCCGATCGGCCAGGTCGTGATCGAGAGGTACGCCATCTCCTTGATCAGCTTCGACCCGAACACGGAGACGATCCTCCGATGGAAGACTTGA
- a CDS encoding NADH-quinone oxidoreductase subunit D, translating to MPRGTGVDVQELDTEQFVLSMGPQHPSTHGVFRMNLRVDGETVVGLKPVMGYMHRNHEKIGERNTFLMNFPFTDRLDYFTSMLNNHGYALAVEQLMGDDAKVPERAEHIRVIMAELNRVASHMWSIGFLLNDLGAFFTPALYAIEERELILDLFEWAAGSRMMCNYFRFGGVAFDLPPGWVDRCSAIVNDRLGRKIDELDALLSENEILKDRSRGIGVLSREQAIAFSTAGPVLRASGVPYDIRRAAPYSIYDRFEFDVVTATGGDVYDRYHVRLREMRESVRILGQALRALPEGPILPGKKSYQIKVPAGEAYSRVENAKGELGYYIVADGGPTAYRYHVRSPSFINLTALEAMCLGHTVADVVGILGSLDIVLGEVDR from the coding sequence ATGCCCCGGGGCACCGGCGTCGACGTCCAGGAGCTGGACACCGAGCAGTTCGTCCTGAGCATGGGGCCCCAGCACCCCTCGACCCACGGCGTCTTCCGGATGAACCTGAGGGTCGACGGCGAGACGGTGGTCGGCCTGAAGCCCGTCATGGGCTACATGCACCGCAATCACGAGAAGATCGGCGAGCGGAACACGTTCCTGATGAACTTCCCGTTCACCGACCGGCTCGACTACTTCACCTCCATGCTCAACAACCACGGCTACGCCCTGGCCGTCGAGCAGCTCATGGGGGACGACGCGAAGGTCCCCGAGCGGGCCGAGCACATCCGGGTCATCATGGCCGAGCTGAACCGGGTCGCCAGCCACATGTGGTCGATCGGCTTCCTGCTGAACGACCTCGGCGCCTTCTTCACCCCGGCCCTCTACGCCATCGAGGAGCGCGAGCTGATCCTCGACCTCTTCGAGTGGGCCGCCGGCAGCCGGATGATGTGCAACTACTTCCGCTTCGGCGGCGTCGCCTTCGACCTCCCCCCCGGCTGGGTCGACCGCTGCTCGGCGATCGTCAACGACCGGCTCGGCCGCAAGATCGACGAGCTGGACGCCCTGCTTTCGGAGAACGAGATCCTCAAGGACCGCTCCCGGGGCATCGGCGTCCTCTCCCGGGAGCAGGCGATCGCCTTCTCGACCGCCGGCCCCGTCCTCCGGGCGTCGGGAGTCCCCTACGACATCCGACGTGCCGCCCCCTACTCCATCTACGACCGCTTCGAGTTCGACGTCGTGACCGCCACCGGCGGGGACGTGTACGACCGCTACCACGTCCGCCTCCGGGAGATGCGGGAGAGCGTCCGGATCCTCGGGCAGGCCCTCCGCGCCCTGCCCGAGGGGCCGATCCTCCCCGGCAAGAAGAGCTACCAGATCAAGGTCCCCGCCGGCGAGGCGTACTCCCGGGTCGAGAACGCGAAGGGGGAACTCGGCTACTACATCGTCGCCGACGGCGGCCCGACCGCCTACCGCTACCACGTCCGCAGCCCCAGCTTCATCAACCTCACGGCGCTGGAGGCCATGTGCCTCGGCCACACGGTCGCCGACGTGGTCGGCATCCTCGGCAGCCTGGACATCGTCCTCGGGGAGGTCGACCGGTGA